CCAGTGATTGACGGGGTTGGCGGTGACTATGAGCTGAAAGTCAACCAGCAGGGAACCTGGACTGTCAAGGCCCATGACCCTGACGGAACACAGCTTTTCTATGCAGTGATTTGGGGCGATGAGCCATCAATTGAAAATGCAAAGAAATCGATTAAAGTCCCATATTCGGGCTCAGAGGCAACATTCCAGCACACCTATGCCAATGCAGGAAAATACACAGCAAGGTTCTTTGTCAGCGACAGTGCCGGTGCGGTAGTCGAGACAACCTACACAGTCAAGGTAAGCCAGGATGCAAAGCTTTGCCAGAAGAGCGCAAATGAAGTGAGAAGTGCGCTTGGCGGCTCTGAATTTGGCGACCTTGGGCTTGACACTTCGGCTCACCCTGAAATCCTCAAGTACAGGATACAGTGGTTCTCAGGTGGCTGGTCTGACTGGTACACGCCAGGGCAAAACGACATTGACTGGAAGGTCAACAACGATGGCAGCCAGAGGCGTGTTTGGGGTTATTTTGCAGACCACACGCACGAGATTGTCAAGTGCATTGACCCAAAGACACTGTGAAGTGATTGCGCAATTGGCTTGGGGCGCGGTTTCACGCCCCGCCTCTTTTCTTATTTTTTCTAATTCTTTGCAAATTAGACA
The nucleotide sequence above comes from Candidatus Parvarchaeota archaeon. Encoded proteins:
- a CDS encoding PKD domain-containing protein: DPEGGVITYTVKFGDGESRDLGTYPSNKEVVIEKKYQSAGSYYITVTAKDDAGKTVESGTNVNVNAPANKPPVIDGVGGDYELKVNQQGTWTVKAHDPDGTQLFYAVIWGDEPSIENAKKSIKVPYSGSEATFQHTYANAGKYTARFFVSDSAGAVVETTYTVKVSQDAKLCQKSANEVRSALGGSEFGDLGLDTSAHPEILKYRIQWFSGGWSDWYTPGQNDIDWKVNNDGSQRRVWGYFADHTHEIVKCIDPKTL